From the genome of bacterium, one region includes:
- a CDS encoding Crp/Fnr family transcriptional regulator gives MTIIALLKKNPIFSVVPINELRQLSQLFQHRKFNRGQIIFNEGDVAKWLYLVYDGKVRILKNSARGKELMLEVISPGEIFGGIGVFDGTTYPATAQAMEPTEVLQLTRYDFFTLLARYPALAQQALTYFGQRLKDAHELMRIIAIERVQTRIAAILLKLMERELRERPKIPNFKDGIKLNVILTRADIADMVGTTVETAIRVMSRFTKSGWIKTTHGRISILNPTALQQIVQQR, from the coding sequence ATGACCATCATAGCATTGTTAAAAAAGAATCCGATATTCTCCGTAGTGCCAATAAACGAACTGCGGCAATTATCGCAGCTATTCCAACACCGGAAATTTAATCGTGGACAGATTATTTTTAACGAAGGCGACGTAGCGAAATGGCTATATCTCGTTTATGATGGAAAAGTTCGGATTCTCAAAAATTCTGCTCGTGGGAAAGAATTAATGCTTGAAGTGATTTCACCCGGAGAAATTTTCGGTGGAATTGGCGTGTTTGATGGAACCACGTATCCGGCAACTGCACAAGCTATGGAACCGACAGAAGTTTTACAACTAACTCGCTACGATTTTTTTACATTGCTCGCGAGATATCCTGCACTTGCGCAACAGGCGCTTACCTACTTCGGCCAGCGGTTAAAAGATGCGCATGAGTTGATGCGGATTATTGCAATCGAACGCGTGCAGACGCGAATAGCGGCTATCCTTTTAAAACTTATGGAACGGGAACTTCGAGAACGGCCAAAAATCCCGAATTTTAAAGATGGGATTAAATTAAATGTTATTCTTACTCGAGCAGATATTGCGGATATGGTTGGTACCACAGTAGAAACCGCAATACGGGTTATGAGTCGATTTACAAAATCCGGTTGGATTAAAACGACTCACGGGAGAATCTCTATTCTCAATCCTACAGCTCTCCAGCAGATTGTACAGCAGAGGTAG
- a CDS encoding 4Fe-4S binding protein, protein MNRKIITIDEEKCDGCGLCIPSCPEGALQIVNGKAKLVKENFCDGLGACLGECPQNALRIEERITEEYDEEGVIAHIKEQSPELLQKHIAHLQAHATELPLAHAHPAVGGCPSAQIIQWKTTPKQSLEKVTVNSELRQWPIQLHLVSPSAPYFQHADLILVADCVPFAYANFHQDFLKHNAIAIACPKLDNVQPYGEKIVQIILHGNIKSLKVVHMEVPCCFGLVRIANEAIRKSQRNIPFETITISIKGEIRKE, encoded by the coding sequence ATAAACCGTAAAATTATTACCATTGATGAAGAAAAATGTGACGGCTGCGGATTATGCATACCGTCCTGCCCGGAAGGAGCTTTGCAGATTGTGAATGGAAAAGCGAAATTGGTTAAAGAGAATTTCTGTGATGGATTAGGTGCTTGTTTAGGTGAATGCCCGCAGAATGCGCTCCGAATTGAAGAGCGGATTACCGAAGAATATGATGAAGAAGGGGTTATCGCTCATATAAAAGAACAATCGCCGGAATTATTGCAGAAACATATTGCGCATCTACAGGCGCATGCTACAGAATTACCGCTAGCACATGCTCATCCAGCGGTTGGCGGATGTCCTTCCGCGCAAATCATTCAATGGAAGACTACGCCGAAACAATCCCTTGAAAAAGTGACAGTTAATTCCGAATTACGGCAATGGCCTATCCAGCTGCATTTAGTATCTCCCTCAGCACCATATTTCCAGCATGCGGATTTGATACTCGTTGCTGATTGTGTTCCGTTCGCCTATGCGAATTTCCATCAGGATTTTCTGAAACATAACGCTATTGCTATCGCTTGTCCAAAACTGGATAATGTTCAACCGTATGGAGAGAAAATCGTTCAGATTATCCTCCACGGGAATATCAAAAGCTTAAAAGTTGTTCATATGGAAGTGCCCTGCTGTTTCGGGTTAGTGCGAATTGCAAATGAAGCTATCCGCAAGAGTCAGCGAAATATCCCGTTTGAAACGATTACTATTAGTATCAAAGGTGAAATCAGGAAAGAATAA
- a CDS encoding DUF1858 domain-containing protein: MPDTTFKITKNTVIGEILKVCPEAERVIAKYFGTACFSCPGMKMESIEFGAMMHNLDPNLIVAEINAILKKQK; this comes from the coding sequence ATGCCAGACACCACGTTTAAAATAACCAAGAATACCGTTATCGGCGAAATATTGAAAGTGTGTCCGGAAGCGGAACGAGTGATAGCGAAATATTTTGGTACCGCTTGTTTCAGCTGCCCGGGGATGAAAATGGAATCAATTGAATTCGGGGCAATGATGCATAATCTTGACCCAAATCTCATTGTTGCGGAAATTAATGCTATTCTAAAAAAACAGAAATAA
- a CDS encoding type II toxin-antitoxin system HicB family antitoxin — protein MDTKKYVYWQDEDMWLGYLEEYPDYMTQGETLEELQENLKDLYKELTSGLIPCVRRVAELELA, from the coding sequence ATGGATACAAAAAAATATGTTTATTGGCAAGATGAGGATATGTGGCTAGGATATTTAGAAGAGTATCCAGACTATATGACTCAAGGAGAGACACTAGAGGAACTTCAGGAAAATTTAAAGGATTTATATAAGGAATTAACAAGTGGGTTGATTCCGTGTGTTCGTAGAGTTGCGGAGCTAGAACTGGCATGA
- a CDS encoding type II toxin-antitoxin system HicA family toxin, whose amino-acid sequence MKRIDLIRQIEAMGCIFIRHGGKHDWYQNPRTRAAQPIPRHKDINDNLAKHIIKMLKDSS is encoded by the coding sequence ATGAAACGAATCGATTTAATCCGGCAAATCGAAGCTATGGGTTGCATTTTTATTCGACATGGAGGGAAACATGATTGGTATCAAAACCCTAGAACACGAGCTGCGCAACCGATCCCTAGACATAAAGATATCAATGATAACCTAGCCAAACATATTATTAAGATGCTAAAAGATTCATCTTAG
- a CDS encoding ankyrin repeat domain-containing protein, with translation MAPYSSFLFTNDIDPIHRRHENLGLEELNRCISVGNIARIEYLIDKGIDINATDALGYTPLMKAVRFGNLEIVKLLLKHGAKYTIKNHAGLTALQYAIQMNRQDIRNVLQDAGAIE, from the coding sequence ATGGCTCCATATTCTTCATTTTTATTTACGAATGATATAGACCCAATACATCGTCGCCATGAAAATTTAGGGTTAGAAGAATTGAATCGGTGTATTAGCGTTGGGAATATTGCGCGTATCGAATATTTGATTGATAAAGGAATTGATATAAACGCAACGGATGCGTTAGGATATACCCCGCTAATGAAAGCGGTTCGATTCGGGAATTTAGAAATTGTTAAACTTCTCTTAAAACATGGCGCGAAATATACCATTAAAAACCATGCGGGGTTAACTGCATTGCAATACGCAATACAAATGAATCGGCAGGATATTCGCAATGTATTACAAGATGCCGGTGCTATAGAATAA
- a CDS encoding Ig-like domain-containing protein, with product MIKRRLGVIILGALFCLSIFAIADELLLPGGFSGTVSYSGSSSGAIFLVIFNTPFYGDPTSFVYLPTLGKYTVSNLIPGTYYLAAFIDCNGNHDLDFGHEPLGAYGGFYQPTPITVTSGGNTPNINVTIENPPSGDKTPPTLVSTNPAIGAVNVATTTRTFSFTFSEKMWINHDMEFTNFTANFSYSWSTDGKTITYTSDRNLPANTILYWILQGFQDLAGNVLFPVNGAFATGSNYSVGAVKGTITYLGSSTGRIGIFLSRDKMFDTVVGFGMITAPGQYTVSNLAPGTYYAAAVMDINGNGFPDVGHEPMGMYGGNIYYPTPINVAANATTSNVNITLQNPPTGDSTPPYLVASNPANGAYNVSTTQRTLSFTFSEPMWISSLIDLQGGYTDGITYSWSSDGRTITYTYQYPLPSSNVVRWTLNPNYDDDEWRFMDLAGNILPMTSGSYTTQHIGNIPDIRLNIARSELDLIQLHRYFLGPWGLANWTWSSYTTFANITIDSNAFVDYLTPLQWTPGLDTVTFTAAGYGSDKSVLKYSSYVFNGRLPTALVDNGRKIANCDLKLSDYFLNLGAPVGPAQYSVDTVRYSNSADIGKLTVSFSGDTLKISATSALKGSAQVVVKVYTSTANDWEKELVNVYEIANTYSRFTIASDTSKWFYEIYGDGTGTGTLSWLSSFGSQSGVLRIEQIPGQKAKLTQIITVPEPGWYTAEAKVATDISNPAKQQKAYLYLQELSQNTAIISCANQVIAPGAGGFGSANVWKTMKISYYATGTILGVQVVAINPSNSAVTGSMYIDDIYMYPAPPEVYQCRGVNTIGIYNHSFYDGLNNWLIESYGDATAPGSWDIYNSGSANHWQLLRGIQASGQKAKISQNIDLSNFQGIGQKNAAVSVWVYSEAGSQSNSQKVYLYFYSMNSSRTKVIESGNAILQPGKWTPGEWRQLRFGYTPITGYNSIQLVGINPSGKPTQTMYFDDVEAWIDQDLPAYWDHSLF from the coding sequence ATGATTAAACGAAGGTTAGGAGTTATTATATTAGGTGCATTATTTTGTTTGAGTATTTTTGCTATTGCGGATGAACTTCTCTTGCCTGGCGGTTTCTCCGGAACGGTATCGTATAGTGGGAGTAGTTCCGGCGCTATTTTTCTGGTGATATTCAACACGCCGTTTTATGGTGACCCGACTTCGTTTGTTTATTTACCTACGTTAGGGAAATATACGGTTAGTAATCTGATTCCAGGTACCTATTATCTCGCAGCATTTATCGATTGTAACGGTAACCATGATTTAGATTTCGGTCATGAACCGCTGGGAGCGTATGGCGGATTTTATCAACCGACTCCAATTACGGTTACCAGTGGCGGTAATACCCCCAATATTAATGTTACTATCGAAAATCCACCGAGCGGCGATAAAACGCCACCAACATTGGTTTCAACGAATCCAGCAATTGGTGCGGTGAATGTCGCTACGACCACGCGAACGTTTTCATTTACCTTCAGTGAAAAGATGTGGATTAACCATGATATGGAGTTCACCAATTTCACCGCGAATTTTTCGTATTCTTGGTCAACAGATGGGAAAACGATAACGTATACTTCAGACCGTAACTTACCCGCTAATACTATCCTATACTGGATTTTGCAGGGATTTCAAGATTTAGCAGGGAACGTATTATTTCCGGTTAACGGTGCGTTTGCCACGGGGTCGAATTATAGTGTTGGTGCGGTTAAAGGAACGATAACCTACCTCGGTAGTAGCACCGGTCGGATTGGTATATTTCTTTCTAGAGATAAAATGTTCGACACCGTTGTTGGATTCGGAATGATAACTGCTCCGGGACAATATACGGTATCAAACCTCGCGCCGGGAACCTATTATGCTGCGGCGGTTATGGATATTAATGGAAACGGGTTTCCTGATGTTGGTCACGAACCGATGGGTATGTATGGCGGGAATATCTATTATCCGACTCCGATAAACGTGGCGGCTAACGCTACCACGAGCAATGTTAATATTACGTTACAGAACCCGCCGACTGGCGATTCGACTCCACCATATTTAGTTGCATCGAATCCAGCGAACGGTGCGTATAATGTTTCGACAACACAACGAACACTATCGTTCACGTTCAGTGAACCAATGTGGATAAGTTCTCTTATCGATTTGCAAGGGGGATATACCGACGGGATAACTTATTCGTGGAGTTCGGACGGAAGAACCATAACCTATACATATCAATATCCGCTACCGTCATCTAATGTCGTCCGGTGGACATTAAATCCGAATTACGATGACGATGAGTGGCGGTTTATGGATTTAGCTGGTAATATACTTCCTATGACGAGCGGAAGTTATACGACACAACATATCGGGAATATTCCGGATATTCGACTCAATATCGCTCGGTCTGAACTGGACTTAATACAATTACACCGATATTTTCTGGGACCGTGGGGGCTAGCCAATTGGACGTGGTCATCGTATACTACGTTTGCAAATATTACGATTGATAGTAATGCATTTGTCGATTATTTAACTCCGTTACAATGGACTCCGGGATTAGATACAGTAACCTTTACCGCAGCGGGTTATGGCAGTGATAAATCGGTTTTAAAATATTCTAGCTATGTGTTTAACGGAAGATTACCGACTGCATTGGTTGATAATGGAAGGAAAATCGCTAATTGTGACTTAAAGTTATCTGACTATTTCCTGAACCTCGGTGCACCTGTTGGTCCCGCGCAATATTCCGTAGATACAGTTCGGTATAGTAATAGCGCTGATATCGGGAAATTAACTGTATCTTTTTCCGGAGATACTTTGAAAATCAGTGCTACCAGTGCTTTAAAAGGTTCTGCACAAGTTGTCGTTAAAGTGTATACTTCAACCGCAAATGATTGGGAAAAAGAACTGGTTAATGTCTATGAAATAGCTAATACATATAGTCGGTTTACTATTGCCAGTGATACCAGTAAATGGTTCTATGAAATTTATGGTGATGGAACTGGTACCGGTACATTATCTTGGCTTTCATCATTTGGCAGTCAAAGCGGGGTATTGAGGATAGAACAGATACCAGGACAGAAAGCGAAATTAACGCAAATTATTACCGTTCCCGAACCAGGATGGTATACCGCAGAAGCGAAAGTCGCAACTGATATTTCGAATCCGGCGAAACAGCAGAAAGCGTATCTCTATCTCCAAGAACTCAGTCAGAATACGGCAATCATTTCCTGCGCAAATCAGGTGATTGCACCTGGAGCTGGCGGGTTTGGTTCTGCCAATGTCTGGAAAACCATGAAAATATCGTATTATGCGACCGGAACGATACTTGGCGTTCAGGTGGTTGCGATAAATCCGTCGAATAGTGCGGTTACCGGTAGTATGTATATTGATGATATCTATATGTATCCAGCGCCACCGGAAGTATATCAATGTCGTGGCGTTAATACTATCGGAATATATAACCATAGTTTCTATGACGGATTGAATAATTGGCTGATTGAATCGTATGGCGATGCGACTGCGCCTGGTTCGTGGGATATTTATAATAGCGGTTCAGCGAACCATTGGCAGCTCCTGCGTGGAATCCAAGCTAGCGGGCAGAAAGCGAAAATCAGCCAGAATATAGATTTATCGAATTTCCAAGGGATTGGGCAGAAAAATGCTGCGGTTTCAGTTTGGGTATATAGCGAAGCCGGGTCGCAATCGAATTCGCAGAAAGTATATCTCTATTTCTATAGTATGAATAGTTCTAGAACGAAAGTTATCGAAAGTGGAAACGCTATCCTACAACCTGGAAAATGGACTCCTGGCGAATGGCGTCAACTCCGGTTCGGATATACGCCAATAACCGGATATAATTCAATTCAGTTAGTCGGTATCAATCCGAGCGGGAAACCAACGCAAACGATGTATTTCGATGATGTTGAAGCATGGATTGACCAAGACCTTCCAGCATACTGGGACCATAGTTTATTCTAA
- a CDS encoding four helix bundle protein, translated as MNTVFRFREFPVYKDAREFRKQLKELSRKKFPKQEQYNLTSQLWRALDSIVLNIAEGSERYSDTDFSRFLNNALTSVNEVCGCLDCALDDRYIDIEEHKVYLLQAENLIRQLKAFSAKVRSNKKSIVYDFLQ; from the coding sequence ATGAATACGGTTTTTCGCTTTCGAGAATTTCCGGTATATAAAGATGCACGAGAATTTCGTAAACAATTAAAAGAGCTTAGTCGAAAAAAGTTTCCAAAACAAGAACAATATAATTTAACATCACAACTTTGGCGAGCGTTAGATTCGATTGTATTAAATATTGCTGAAGGTTCAGAACGATATTCAGATACTGATTTTAGTCGTTTTTTAAATAATGCATTAACTTCGGTAAATGAGGTTTGTGGTTGTTTAGATTGTGCTTTAGATGATAGATATATTGATATAGAAGAACATAAAGTCTATCTTTTACAAGCAGAAAATCTTATCCGACAACTAAAAGCTTTCTCCGCCAAAGTTAGAAGTAATAAAAAATCTATAGTTTACGATTTTTTACAGTAA
- the rplT gene encoding 50S ribosomal protein L20: protein MARVKSGYVSHRRMKKVLKLAKGYRGAKSKLYRSAKEAVMRAGQYAFRDRKARKRDFRSLWIVRINAAARSNGITYRDFMAGLKKAKVGLDRKMLSEIAISDPATFTKLVELAKKA, encoded by the coding sequence ATGGCTCGAGTTAAAAGCGGGTATGTTAGTCACCGCAGAATGAAAAAAGTCCTCAAATTAGCGAAAGGATACCGTGGCGCGAAAAGCAAATTGTATCGGTCAGCAAAAGAAGCGGTAATGCGGGCTGGTCAATATGCGTTTCGAGATCGAAAAGCGAGAAAACGCGATTTTCGGTCATTATGGATTGTTCGAATTAACGCAGCTGCTCGCTCCAATGGGATAACCTATCGTGATTTCATGGCTGGACTTAAAAAAGCGAAGGTTGGATTAGACCGGAAAATGCTCTCAGAAATTGCTATTTCTGACCCAGCAACATTCACGAAACTGGTTGAATTAGCGAAAAAAGCATAA
- the rpmI gene encoding 50S ribosomal protein L35 yields the protein MPKLKSHRGAKKRFKLTATGKIKRKRAYLRHLLAAKSKRQKRALRKPGYVFKGEAKTIRTLISV from the coding sequence ATGCCAAAACTTAAATCACATCGTGGAGCGAAAAAACGGTTTAAACTTACCGCAACCGGTAAAATTAAACGGAAACGAGCGTATCTACGTCATCTACTGGCTGCGAAATCGAAACGGCAGAAACGAGCGTTACGGAAACCAGGGTATGTTTTTAAAGGGGAAGCGAAAACAATTCGTACCTTGATATCAGTATAG
- the infC gene encoding translation initiation factor IF-3 translates to MNTYIRAKEVRVIGPDGVQLGILPLQEALNKAREVGLDLVEVSSQAVPPVCRIMDYGKYKFEKAKREKEARKKQKTIKVKEIKMGPNISEHDYQFKLRHAREFITEGDKVRVAIVYHGRQITHQEIGQKVMTRFIEDIKDLAIPEQTPRMEGKELTAIFTINPLIKKQLKKTESPVSSSTDARKKVAVDTPAPVGNNPVPSVVEPLKPLIPESNSNQAVDPAISTHQETNLNSVQ, encoded by the coding sequence ATTAATACGTATATTCGCGCAAAAGAGGTGCGGGTGATTGGTCCTGACGGGGTACAACTCGGGATTCTTCCGCTCCAGGAAGCGTTAAATAAAGCACGGGAAGTAGGGCTCGATTTGGTTGAAGTATCTTCGCAAGCGGTTCCGCCGGTATGTCGTATTATGGACTACGGCAAGTATAAATTCGAAAAAGCGAAACGGGAAAAAGAAGCGAGAAAGAAACAGAAAACAATTAAAGTTAAAGAAATTAAAATGGGACCGAACATTAGTGAGCATGATTATCAGTTTAAACTACGGCATGCACGAGAGTTTATAACCGAAGGAGATAAGGTACGGGTAGCGATTGTATATCATGGACGACAGATAACCCATCAAGAAATCGGTCAGAAAGTTATGACACGGTTTATCGAAGATATTAAAGACCTAGCGATACCAGAGCAAACGCCACGAATGGAAGGGAAAGAATTAACCGCAATTTTTACTATCAACCCACTGATTAAAAAACAACTGAAAAAGACTGAATCGCCAGTCAGTTCTTCTACCGATGCAAGGAAAAAAGTTGCGGTTGATACCCCTGCTCCTGTTGGAAACAATCCGGTACCGAGTGTAGTCGAACCTCTGAAACCGTTAATACCGGAATCGAATTCGAATCAAGCGGTTGACCCAGCGATATCAACTCATCAGGAAACAAATTTGAATTCGGTTCAATAG
- the thrS gene encoding threonine--tRNA ligase, giving the protein MDYQPMADQISLETLRHSTSHIMAQAVTELFPGTKLAIGPAIADGFYYDFDSPTTFKESDLAKIEERMREIIKSNVPFERIEIDKETAKQQFLSQGERYKVELLNDIPDNTVTLYRHGSFVDLCRGPHLASTGEVKAFKLLSVAGAYWRGDEHNPMLQRIYGTAFYTQEELDAYVAKLEEAKRRDHRKLGKELDLFSIHEESGAGLVCYHPKGGRIRNIIETFWRKQHYKNGYELLYTPHIGRSLLWQTSGHLDFYQENMYSPLDIEGQNYFLKPMNCPFHILVYKSQTRSYRELPLRWAELGTVYRYERSGVLHGLLRVRGFTQDDAHIFCRPDQMESEIARTLNFVLFILRTFGFHEFDIYLATKPEKAVGSAEDWEKAMASLKNAIDQTGLPYQIDEGGGVFYGPKIDVKIKDSLGRPWQCSTIQFDFNLSTRFDLEYIGEDGKPHRPYMIHRALLGSLERFLGVLIEHYAGAFPTWLAPVQIKILPIKDSLMEYAKQVHEILKQQDLRVEVDERNEKLGHKIRDAQLEKIPYMLVLGEREQTSQTVAVRRRDGKDFGAMTIPEFLALLKPELNIE; this is encoded by the coding sequence ATAGATTATCAACCTATGGCAGACCAAATAAGTTTAGAAACGTTACGACATAGCACATCGCATATTATGGCACAAGCGGTTACTGAACTATTTCCGGGAACCAAACTGGCTATCGGACCAGCGATTGCTGATGGATTCTATTATGATTTCGATAGTCCAACAACGTTCAAAGAATCGGATTTAGCGAAAATAGAAGAACGAATGCGAGAAATCATCAAATCGAACGTTCCATTTGAGCGGATTGAAATTGATAAAGAAACCGCAAAACAGCAGTTTCTTAGTCAGGGAGAACGTTATAAAGTTGAATTACTGAATGATATCCCTGATAATACGGTTACGCTCTATCGTCATGGTTCATTTGTTGATTTATGTCGGGGACCACACCTGGCAAGTACCGGAGAAGTGAAAGCATTTAAACTGTTATCCGTTGCTGGAGCATACTGGCGTGGAGACGAACACAATCCAATGTTACAACGGATTTATGGTACCGCATTTTATACGCAAGAAGAATTAGACGCGTATGTTGCTAAACTTGAAGAAGCAAAACGGCGTGATCATCGCAAGTTAGGAAAAGAATTAGATTTATTTAGTATCCATGAAGAATCCGGTGCTGGGTTGGTTTGTTATCATCCGAAAGGTGGGCGGATACGGAATATTATCGAAACTTTCTGGCGGAAACAACATTATAAGAACGGATATGAATTATTATACACGCCGCATATCGGCCGTTCTCTGTTATGGCAGACTTCCGGCCATCTTGATTTTTATCAGGAGAACATGTATTCTCCGCTGGATATCGAAGGACAGAATTATTTTCTCAAACCGATGAATTGTCCGTTTCATATTCTAGTCTATAAATCGCAAACTCGCAGCTATCGCGAGTTACCGTTACGCTGGGCAGAATTAGGAACGGTATATCGCTATGAACGTTCTGGTGTCCTGCATGGACTTTTACGGGTTCGTGGGTTTACCCAAGATGATGCCCATATTTTCTGCCGTCCTGACCAGATGGAATCAGAGATTGCCCGAACGCTTAATTTCGTGTTGTTTATATTACGTACCTTCGGGTTCCATGAATTTGATATCTATCTAGCGACTAAACCGGAGAAAGCGGTTGGTTCAGCGGAAGATTGGGAAAAAGCGATGGCATCGTTAAAAAATGCTATTGACCAGACCGGATTACCTTATCAGATTGATGAAGGTGGCGGTGTATTTTACGGACCCAAAATAGATGTTAAAATTAAAGATAGTCTCGGCCGACCCTGGCAATGTTCAACTATCCAATTTGATTTTAACCTATCTACCCGATTCGACCTTGAATATATTGGAGAAGATGGTAAACCGCATCGGCCGTATATGATTCATCGCGCATTACTCGGGTCTCTAGAACGGTTTTTAGGTGTGCTGATCGAACATTATGCCGGTGCGTTTCCTACTTGGTTAGCTCCGGTACAAATCAAAATCCTGCCAATAAAAGATAGTTTGATGGAGTATGCGAAACAAGTGCACGAAATCTTAAAGCAGCAGGATTTACGAGTTGAAGTAGATGAACGCAACGAGAAACTCGGACATAAAATCCGTGATGCGCAACTTGAAAAAATCCCGTATATGCTGGTTCTCGGTGAACGCGAGCAAACCAGTCAGACCGTTGCGGTGCGACGACGTGATGGAAAAGATTTCGGCGCAATGACTATCCCCGAATTTTTAGCGTTACTTAAACCGGAATTGAATATTGAATAA
- a CDS encoding DUF362 domain-containing protein — protein sequence MAHRKISRRKFIKQSSIIGFGSIIIPKFTPLISAIPKALAPSKVVVVTHPEATSGSVINQSVVQMMTDTGIRELTGIAQLGQAWQSLFPGLTASSVIAIKVNCINNLLSTHPQVINTVINGLAQMLNGSFNINNIIIYDRTNSELTAAGYTLNTGSSGVRCFGTNHSGVGYDTSFSIPVGSTTRNLTKIVTQYANYLINAAVLKDHSQGGVTLSLKNHYGSVNNPGTLAHGSPPNGCNPDVADISNSTTIRTKTKLIIIDALFGKHTWGPGGSPNITFNGLIFSTDPVAADCVGRDILNTYKTTPVDANYIHTAASYGLGNDIDINRVNINLVPTEVSRWEAYAE from the coding sequence ATGGCGCATAGGAAAATATCCCGTCGTAAATTTATTAAACAGAGCTCAATCATCGGTTTCGGCAGTATTATTATTCCAAAATTTACTCCGTTAATCTCCGCAATACCGAAAGCATTGGCACCAAGTAAAGTTGTCGTGGTAACCCATCCGGAAGCAACAAGCGGAAGTGTTATTAACCAATCAGTTGTTCAAATGATGACTGATACTGGTATCCGTGAACTAACTGGGATTGCGCAGTTAGGTCAAGCATGGCAATCGTTATTCCCGGGATTAACTGCAAGTAGTGTGATTGCTATCAAAGTGAATTGTATCAACAATCTATTATCGACCCATCCCCAGGTAATTAATACGGTTATCAATGGGTTAGCGCAAATGCTAAACGGCTCGTTTAATATCAATAATATCATTATCTATGACCGTACCAATAGTGAACTTACCGCAGCGGGATATACCTTAAATACGGGTAGTTCTGGAGTCCGCTGTTTTGGAACCAATCATTCCGGTGTCGGGTATGACACGAGTTTTAGTATTCCTGTAGGATCAACAACGAGAAACTTAACAAAAATAGTTACCCAGTATGCTAATTATTTGATTAATGCGGCGGTACTCAAAGACCACAGTCAAGGTGGAGTTACGTTAAGTTTAAAAAATCATTATGGTTCTGTTAACAATCCTGGGACATTAGCGCACGGTTCGCCACCAAACGGTTGTAATCCCGATGTAGCCGATATTAGTAATTCAACTACTATTAGAACGAAAACAAAACTGATTATAATTGATGCATTGTTCGGAAAGCACACCTGGGGTCCCGGCGGTTCACCAAATATTACGTTTAACGGGTTGATTTTTAGTACTGACCCGGTTGCCGCAGATTGTGTCGGTCGGGATATATTAAATACCTATAAAACCACGCCAGTTGATGCGAATTATATCCATACCGCAGCCAGTTACGGTTTAGGAAATGATATAGATATCAATCGGGTCAATATCAATCTGGTTCCTACTGAAGTTTCTCGCTGGGAAGCTTACGCAGAATAA